From Fusarium musae strain F31 chromosome 8, whole genome shotgun sequence:
AGCATCCCACAAACACTGAAGTTCTGTACCTCGCCGACGGCCTGTACAAGCTGGTTGGTGCACTGATCCCGCTGATGACGATTCCCAGGCGGTTCAACGTATCCGAAAGCACCCAATTCCGCTGTGTTGGAGGCAAAATCGACCACATACGCCTGTAGCATGGCAAGGTTGGTCTGAAACCAGCCGATGACTTCAGTCTTCCACTGATCCTCCGGTAGGCCGAACGAGACATGCCCTGTTACCATATTGTTGGCCCACAGAGCCGCTGTACCGAGGTTTGCCACAGTTGTATATGTATTCGACTGTGCTAGGGAGTAGATAATTCGATTAGCAGTCGATAGCTGGGCTGTACTAAAGTTCAGGGTAGTACTCGCCAGGCTGTTTACAAGGCTGAGAATGCCGGCTGGAGAAGTGCATGACGCAATGGATGGATTGCACAAAACATACTGATCAGCGCAAACCATAGTGTCGACGTTGCGATCAGAGGCAAATATAGTGAGACCCTGATAGGTTATATTTTGGGTTCCATTGGCAGAGAACCATGGATCATTAACGGGGGCCAGGTATGCTATGTTATTTTGACTTAAGAAATGAACAGTGACATCGGCGTCAGCGGGGCTAAAATCTGGGATCGGCCTCCAAAGCAAAGGATTGCTCGACAAGCTGCTATTGGCGAAAGTGGGATAGGACCTTTAACTAATCAGCATAAGCAACAACACAACAGGCTACCTCGCCTTGCATTATAGcctgaaagagaaagaaaattcGAGGCAACATACTGAATCAAATAGCCAATTCCAGTCTTATTTCCAATTGCTTTGTTGTATCTGTACGTATAATCTGTCAAGCCAAAAATAGGCCCGAGGAAAAATTCCATAAAAGCGCCATCTTCGTTTTGAATTTCCTGGACGAGGTCGTCCGTATGTACAGGAGAACAAGTTAAGCTCAGCTGTATGCTGACTCGGTCTTCGAACTTGGCATTTATTCCTAGCATTTCATGAGAGTCTAGAAAGGCCGAAGTGATGCGAAATGCTTGATTAGGGCCTGGAATACAGCGTTCTTGGGCCGGGATAGGGCAAGGTGCGGAACTGCTAATATTGTATGGAAGAGTTGGCCGGATAAATACCGATGGAGCTGTCGAGCTGCTAGTGTTGGCATAGAAGTTGGCGACATGGCTGCGGGCCCGGCGGGTGTCGTTTTGCCCTTTTGCTCCCATCGCGCTAAGTGCAGGGAGATCGTAGTTGCCGGTGGTATTGAAGAACCAGAATCCGCAATTACTCGGCTGTACTCGTGCAACAACGGTGCTGTAAGATTTGTTGGCCACTCTTGACGTAAACAGCGCCGCGACAGCGAAGCCTGCTGAGACGATCAAAGCCGGAACTGCCACAGAACACGTCTGCTTCACGATTGGCTTTTTGCAGTTCTTTGACCAAGCGTTATGGATCTTGAGTGCCTCCCAAAGGGTCTGAGTAGCACCTACAGAGTTCCTCAGGCTGACTTGGTGCTGAAGGTCAAGAGCACTAGGGTTCTGGCTTCTCGCCTTCCAATTATGAAGAGCGAAAGCAAGGATGTTCCAGAAACTTGATCCGGCGATGGTAACGAGGATAGTTAGGCCtgagaggaggaggttgctgtAATCAAGCGGCAATGTCAGAGTGGCGGCCAAGATTGTTGTTTTTGAGTGGTCCCACCACAGCCCACTTGCGATGGCAACCATTTTCAAGCCTGAAAGCAAGTTCGGATATTGGGGGTTTTGAAGTGTTGGAAAGCGTGTCTAACAAGTTGGTATATAAAACCGAAATGTCTAAGAAAACTCATAAGAGGGTGATGATAAAACATGAATACAGATAATATTTGGGTGATTTTGATAGACAAAGGACAATGGCTGCCAGCTGGTGATTAAATGTTACTAATTGTtgggaaaaagaaaatgacTGGTAATACTGTGGCGTTGTAGTGTAACACGAGGAAGCTGGTTATTGAATGACACCAAGACAATCCAGCTCACCATCATGCATTAGCACCGTGCATTGCTCGAATCTTCCACTTCAGTTTTGATAATACCCCGCTCTAATCAAGCCAAGCTGAGCTCTACCCAGGACTTTACCAATCATAGCCCAGCAGCAGATGACGTTCATGGTGGGCGTTTGCGGCTGGACTGGCCTTTTTCAACAGATGTGACGAGGCTTGCAGAGAATCACGAGTTGCTCTTCAGTGACTCGTTTGCGTTTATTTCACTGTGGACCAGCGGTTGATGAGGCGGCTTACGCAATTCTGCCTCACGGGGCATTCTTTAGCCAATTCGCTGTGCTATTTCCTAATAGTATTAGTGTTGTTATCTCACATATTCAGCTTTTCGCACTTCAATGGACACATGACATGTAGGAACCTTGTCGCTTGATCACCCAACGGAACGGACACTGCCTTAATTTGTCATATTGGTTGCGAGTCCGGCGTCATTTGTTATGGCAATTACTGAGGAACGTGCACGCATCAAGATATTGCGCTGCTGATTTAATTGCAACTGACATCACGGCAGGCTGGAATGAAAAACTGGGTTATGCGCCATGGAGTATAAACTCTTCTGATCAAGGGTGCACACAATGTCCTGCCAGCTCATAGCCTGCAGTACGTATTATTACTTGCTTCCAGCTAAATATACAACATGTTCCAATGCCTTTTGTAGTTCATCTCCATGCCCATCCTTCCTATGTTCCCCTCGCCAGGCAATGAATCCATCAGGCCGGACAAGGATAGCCTCGCCTTCAGAGATCTTACAGATACGACTAAAACTGCCGTCAGAATCCCTCAAGGCACCAGTGTCCCTGCCGATACTGTAAGAGTCTATCTCAGGTGTCACACCTTTGGCCGCTTCAACCCATGGTGATGATTGACCAGTGGTGAAAAGAACGAAATTCGTCTTGATCAAATCCAGTGTAGACACCTGGGAATTGTCTCGTGCAAGTAGCACATGCGGGAACCGGCTTCCCGGCGATGCAAGTGGTGCATATGGGTCTTCATACTGGTCGCTGCTGGCGTTTTGGATAtgcgcagcagcagcagaagggTAACGATACCCTATCTCACAGGTAATGTCGGGAAGTTCTGGCTCATCTGGGACCTTGCGAAATACTCGTTTCTGAAGCCTTGAGTAGGCCTGCCGCATGGTAAATCCAACTACCGGCTGTCGCTCGGTGTCATAGGTCTGGAGAAGCGAAGTACCGGCTTTTTCTCTCAAAACGTATGCGAGCTTCCATGCCAGGTTGTGAACGTCCTAAGTAGCTTAGCGTGCTGGAATACTTTCTTATGCTTGAAGTCAAATTACCTGTATACCGGTGTTGCCGCCCATCCCACCAGTCGGGGGCATCACATGTGCTGCGTCTCCCGCAATGAAAACACGGCCATTTGTGCTTATGAAGCGCTCGGCATTAAAGGCAGCTACCGACCAGTAGGAAATGGAGTCGACCTTGATATTGATGTCGTCCTCAATGCCACTTGCCTCCTTGAAATATTGCTTCGCGTCTCGTTCAGAGACCGAGTCCGGCGAGAAGGACCTTTTATCGTCTGCTCGTGTGACGATCATAAATCCTGCCTTGCCACCGCTCTCCAGGCGGAAGCCGGCGTCGATAGCAGGGTTAGAAATATAAGTGACGCCATGCTTTGCACGAGTTCCGAGGTATGGCGTTAGATCGGCTTTGAAGTTGATAGAAATACTCTCGCCAAGGACACCCGGACCTTGCCATTCGATGCCTTCCTTTCTCCTCGTCGCACTCCTATTTCCATCGCAAGAAACCAGATACTTGGTCTTGAATTTCCTGTAGCTTTTCAATTGAACGTTTTGCACCACTACGAGTACACCGTCTGGCAGTTCCTCATAGTGGACGACGGTCTCGCTGAACTCCTGAGCGGCACCGAATTCCTTTGCTCTTTTGCGCAGAAGAGGTTCAAACATGTTTTGCGTCAGCCATAAGCGGCGACTAGGGCTAGCTTTGGCAACTTCTGCTGGATCACTCTCTTGCATGCTTGCCAGGACCTTGCCTCCTACTAGCTTCTCGACAATAATCATCCCCGCATCAAGATCGAAGTTAGAGGCGCTTTCTGAAAGGAGTTCATCCTCCAGACCTAGCTGGCGGAAGATCTCGACGGAGCGCAGGAGAAATAACGCGGCGCGGGGGTGTATGGCAGTGGACGGATGGCGGTCGAAAGACACAGACTTGATACTGGAAAGAGTCAGTCATGTTGACATAGGCGTTGAGTCATAGTGTCTCACCCATGATATCCTAGGAGCACACCCAAAGTCATTCCTACCATACTCGACCCGATGATAATAACTGGCCATTCTTCTGGCTCTAGTGGAATATTTGAATGATCAAAAGACCCAAATTCGAACAAAGTCCTCTGACTCTGGGCGATTGGAATTGTATCATCGACCTGGTTCGGTCCGCTAGCACTTGGCTGAACATTCTCCGAAGGCATTTTGGGCTATTTTTTAAGACTAAGATATTGAAGCTGTAACTAATTTATGAATTGATCGCTAGTCCAAAATCAATACCACTGATCACGCCTCTTTTATCCTGAGTGTTGAGATACGTAGCGGCAAATACAAGACGCCGTAGCGTGCCGTGCCCGGTATTGTCTCTGGCTCCAATTTCGCCGACTCCACATCCCGAATATTCAACCACCACTCCACACGCCAGGGTCCAGCCTCTATATAGCCTAGAACCTTTGGCCTTAAAATAGAACCATGAGTGTTACTACAGGCAGTCTTCATTGTTTCTGAAACCAAATCTACTAGACACACCTACTGCGCCGATCCGCACTACAGCGAACAGCAACTACCAGGATGACTCTCACTCTATATGGATCACGGCAATCAACATGCACTCAAcggttgttgttggttcttTCAGAACTAAATATCACCGACTATCAACTATCTGACATTAATATGCAGAAGGGCGAGCATCTTGTAAGAAGCCAGATCCCCGACACGTGAAAGTTACTTATCCCTGTTAGGCACCCAGTTTTGTGCAAGATTTCCATCCATTCGGACGGATTCCAGttcttgacgatgacgagacTCGCTTGTTCGAGTCTCGGGCAATTTGCGAGTACTTGGTTGCAAAGTACGGGCCGAAGAGCGCTTTAAATAGACGCACGGATCAAAGCTACCCCGAGTTGGCAACTTACGAGCAAGCGGCTAGCGTTGAGTACTCTTACTTCGACCCGACAATGAAAACTTTGGCGTATGAGAAATTATTCAAGGGGTACTTGACTCTTCCAGACTTTCGTAAGATGCATCGCACTGACACGGGCCAGGTTTATGGGACGAGGCGATCCCGACAAGGCCACAGTCGAGAGACTGGAAATCGACTTGGTCAAGGTCTTGGATCACTACGAAAAAGTCCTTTCTCGTCGTGAGTACATTGCCGGAAATGTGAGTTGTATCAAGGTTTCAAGTGAAGTTCCTGCTCAATGTTCTTAGCAATTTTCGTTGGTTGACATATACCATATGCCTTGGTTTGAGTTTCTGCCGCGCCTAGCGTTACAGGATGAGATTACGAAAAGACCGGCATTGAGAGCGTGGTGGGAGCGCGTCAGCAACCGGTCAACGTGGAAAGGTTTGACGGCGTCACATTAAATAGACAATCAGCTGTTCTCAAGAGATTCAATACAGGCCACGCCTTTATGATGATCTGGGGGCGTGGTAGGAACGAGTCTTCAAGTTACGCTATTATATCATTGAGATAAATCGTGAATCGTAATAATTATGAACCTGCCTAAATCACTATCCCCTTTTCTTATAGGAGATATCGATAGTTTTCTTCATTGACATAAACGCTGGGTATAGTAGTCTGCAAGGCCAAGCCGCTGCCGCATCATTTGGCGAGACTGGGTCATGGTGCGTGTAGAGTACGTAGTACACGAACACATAGCATTCTTTTATTCCGGCCCAATCGGACTCGATGTAGCTTGACTTGGGTGTTATTCTCATTGCCCGATAATATGTAATGGAGGACTATCTGCGGGGAAGCTATCGGCAATGTGGAGGAGGTGAGGTGGACTTCTTCAACGCCGTGTTCTCCGGCCAGCTACAGGGCTCATCCCAGGAATAACTATTGACACTGAGAATACCCTTGtgtaaatattagtatatagATTCAACGAACATTTGACAGAGAACTCACAATCGTTAATCTTGACACATTTGAATGAACTTGCACACTGTGATTCCCATTAATACATTCACACGGAAGCCTTTGTCGCTTCGGTACTTACTTGCGTAGGTCCTGTCCACCCTAGGCCGCCACATTGACCCCACTGGGGAGAAACTCCAGAGCTCCCAGTATCTGTAGGTGCTGTGGCGCTAGTAGTCGATGATGGCTTTACTGGATCCTGGGATTTGGTCAGGCCATGAACTGTCAAGAGGATATTTAACAGTGATGCGACTTACAGCAAAACCAAACCACTTTAAGTCTTCCTCTGGGAACACATCAATCGAATGAGTAACGCCCTGGCCCAAGAATGTCTATGCGTAATGTCAGTCATATCTCTTGGAAATAAAATTCTTGCTTATCTCACCTGTAGCTTATCGCCAAACGTGTATTTGGTATAAGGGCTCCGTGGAAAGTTAGGCGTGGTAGACTGTGGGTTAGTTGAATAACCAAATACACCAGTCCATTGCTTGATAGTTTCGTAGTAGTTCTGCACGTTCAACACCTGATCCACCGACCCGTGATAGATTTGCATTTTTGGTCGTGGCCCATCATATGCAGGATACATGTCCTTAACAACATTGGCCCATTGAGTTTGGGTGTAGATGGACTGGCCATTGGCACATGTTGAGTTCCAGAAATCGGGGATATTATCTGCGCTCTTGAAGCACCCGGCTGGGACACCTGCATGTGTCTGTAAGTCGCTTGATGTAAGTATCAGTTGCAGGTCTATTAACTCACCTGCATATGCAATTCCTGCTGCAAAAAGATCAGGGTAAGTTGCGGCCATGACATTCTGCTTCTACGTTAGCTCAATCCCGTCAAGAGACCTCTCTCTCAAATACCGTCATCATAGCTCCCGAGGAAGTACCCGTAACAAAGGTTTGGCTCTTATCTGTGTTATATTCTTTCGTCACAAATCTGACCATATTGGCTATGGAGGTGCTGGCACCGCCGCCGTCGTGAGTCAAGGTCATCTTTGATGCCACGTCCCAGCAATTATCCTGGGTGTATGGTGTCTGAGGATAGATAACAATGTAGCCATATGTCTCGGCGTAGCGAGCCCATTGAGTGCCCTGGTAGTATGCTTGGGCGCTACCGGTGCACCAATGGATGCCGACTACTATTGCAGGCTTCGAGGCTAGAGTCTTTGGAACATATAGCCACATTCGAGTGCCCGTGGGGTTGTTGCCATAGTTAGTCACCTCAGTAAAGGTAGACCTGGGGACAACCTCGGCAGCCACGgccagttgaagaagagtgaGCAGACAGAGGCTGATGCAGGCTGGCAACTTCATTGTAGCAACACAGGGCGCTTCATGTGATAAGTTATTTTGTCGAAGATGCCAACGTCGGCGGCGGCGTATTTAAGCAGAAGAACACATCGGGTGGAATTGATGTACCTTAACTGGGCGTTCGGATCATTAGCTTCCGTGTCTTTTTGCGCCAGAAGGCCAGATGCGGAGTTCACTCCAGCCTTTGGTAGGAAACTTGACTTTATGAGCTGTCTCCGGGCTAGAGCTGTACGATCATCGGCTTTGTGGTACGAATTTGGTCTTGAGTGGCGCTGTGCCGGAATCCGAAGTCTCTCTTCGGGGCGGGAATGCTGGACTCCGGTTTTCCCCATATGTCATAATGCTGTGATGGTAATGTGGGCCAGCCAGAATATGCATGATAAATTTCACCTTTCCACATTCAGGCACGGAACCCTCAGGGTCAATTCCGCCAATGAACCTGGGAAAAGGTCTGCTTTGGCTTCGACCAGGTTGCGAACCTGCAGTCCCACTAACCGCGCAACAGGGTAGTCCGTGCCGCACGAAAACATGGAGCATATTATTGTAAACTCGCTATTTGCCCCCGAACCATAGTCAATAACATAATCTGCCACTTGACCATCCCATCAGAGTCTTACCATTCTCAGTGTGTTCTTACAATTAACTAGGATGACCATAGGTAATCTGCCATATGATGAATGACTGTAACCTCCAAGGCTATAAATAAAACATAACCAAGTAGCATGGCTCCTCCGATCCAGCGATCAAACCTTTCGCCACACCAAACGGCTATTGTTAGCGCTAGCGTAGAGCCCCAGAGGACACATAGCTCTGTGATCTTGATATTAGCTCCATCAAAATCCCCGGAGGTATCAACCATGACAATGCCCAGGCAGAGCGACAAAAGGAAGACGTTGCTCCCCACGGTATTAGCGACAAGAATACCGACATGGCCCCGGTTCCCGCTTAGGACAGCAACAAATTTCTCGGGCAGGGTAGTGGCGATGGCAAGAATAACGATGCCGAACAGAACGTCGGAGAGGCCAATAGCGTCTGTGATGTTGATAGCGGCGTGAGAGAGGACATAGCCCGACAGACAGATGGCTAAGAAGCCAAGGACCAGGAACCCGATGTGGTATCCGAGACTCCGTCTCCTTCGACGGGTCGaaacatttgtaaccccggCCACCTCAGAACTACCATCAACTCGCTGGCCCCGTTCGCTATCCTCAGACTCATGATCCTCTAGACTCGGCAGAAGGGGGCTCCTAACAGACGCTGTCGATTCTATTGATGAGGTGTCGTTCTCATCGCTGCTACTATCATCATCTGAGCCTTCAGGCGCGGTCAAGCTTCCCCGACTGATGGCCCAGCCTATGGAGATGAGGTAGATAGCAAAAAGAGCAATCAAGAGAGATCCACCTACGAGCCAGACGATCCTCTGCGAGAAGTAAATGATTGGCGCGACAAAGGTGGTGATGATAAGCAAGGAGAGTGAGTAAATCCTAGAGCTCTTGTCAAACTCAACGTGCGACCCCGCTGGCCGGAACAAAAGCCCGAGTGAAAAGGCGCCAAGGATATTCGAGATGGCCGACCCGATGATATTTCCTACTGCTAGCGAAGGCCGACCCTGCGCAAGTGAGgcaacaacgacaacgagCTGTGATGAAGTTTAAATTAGGAA
This genomic window contains:
- a CDS encoding hypothetical protein (EggNog:ENOG41), translated to MTNSDAIAYNVAVFISTLFLLEFGADNFVDHTAIVARRTGILDTVIALLTAGAEWEELVVVVASLAQGRPSLAVGNIIGSAISNILGAFSLGLLFRPAGSHVEFDKSSRIYSLSLLIITTFVAPIIYFSQRIVWLVGGSLLIALFAIYLISIGWAISRGSLTAPEGSDDDSSSDENDTSSIESTASVRSPLLPSLEDHESEDSERGQRVDGSSEVAGVTNVSTRRRRRSLGYHIGFLVLGFLAICLSGYVLSHAAINITDAIGLSDVLFGIVILAIATTLPEKFVAVLSGNRGHVGILVANTVGSNVFLLSLCLGIVMVDTSGDFDGANIKITELCVLWGSTLALTIAVWCGERFDRWIGGAMLLGYVLFIALEVTVIHHMADYLWSS